In Betaproteobacteria bacterium, a single window of DNA contains:
- a CDS encoding type II toxin-antitoxin system HipA family toxin translates to MAGRPRTHIPLDVYLNGRRVGQLRREGSGAVDFRYDADWLAWDKALPVSLSLPLREDRYLGEPVLAVFENLLPDNTEIRNRLAARTQAAGSDAFSLLGTIGRDCVGALQFVPKKADPGTPAHVAGTRLADADIAAILGNLGPAPLGVTTDEAFRISLAGAQEKTALLWWHDQWHLPHGATATTHILKPAIGKLASGMDLSDSVDNEYLCLRLASAIGLPCARAEIATFDGIRTLVVERFDRLWTSDGRLLRLPQEDGCQALGVMPSRKYESDGGPGIAALLALLEASDQPAEDRRLFLKAQLFFWLLGATDGHAKNFSIHLLRGGRFRLAPLYDILSAQPLVDASRITQRQFRMSMAVGKNRHYVINEIEPRHFEQTAHAAGIGKSVVDEVQDELVTDLPRAFDALAATLPDDFPGQLFDQIADGVHRRLRRLGTRSEERG, encoded by the coding sequence CTCGACGTCTACCTGAACGGCCGCCGCGTGGGCCAGCTTCGGCGCGAGGGCAGCGGTGCTGTGGATTTTCGGTATGACGCGGACTGGCTCGCCTGGGACAAAGCGCTGCCGGTCTCGCTCTCGCTGCCGCTGCGCGAGGATCGCTATCTCGGCGAGCCGGTTCTCGCCGTTTTCGAAAACCTTCTTCCGGACAACACCGAGATCCGCAACCGCCTCGCCGCGCGCACCCAGGCGGCGGGCAGCGACGCCTTCAGCCTGCTCGGTACCATCGGCCGCGATTGCGTGGGCGCTCTTCAGTTCGTGCCTAAGAAAGCCGACCCCGGCACACCGGCCCACGTAGCGGGGACCAGGCTTGCCGATGCCGATATCGCGGCGATCCTTGGCAATCTCGGCCCTGCCCCGCTCGGTGTCACGACGGATGAGGCCTTTCGGATTTCGCTTGCGGGCGCGCAGGAGAAGACCGCCCTCCTGTGGTGGCACGACCAGTGGCACCTGCCGCACGGCGCTACCGCGACCACTCACATCCTCAAGCCCGCGATCGGCAAGCTCGCGAGCGGCATGGACCTGTCGGACAGTGTCGACAACGAGTATCTCTGCCTGCGCCTTGCGAGTGCAATCGGACTTCCTTGCGCGCGCGCGGAGATCGCCACTTTCGATGGCATCCGCACGCTCGTCGTTGAGCGCTTCGATCGGCTGTGGACCAGTGATGGCCGCCTCCTTCGCCTGCCGCAGGAAGACGGTTGCCAGGCGCTTGGCGTCATGCCCAGCCGCAAGTACGAATCGGATGGCGGTCCCGGGATCGCCGCCTTGCTCGCGCTCCTCGAGGCAAGCGACCAGCCGGCCGAAGACCGCCGCCTGTTCCTCAAGGCGCAGTTGTTCTTCTGGCTCCTTGGCGCCACCGACGGCCACGCAAAGAATTTCAGTATCCATCTGCTTCGCGGAGGGCGCTTTCGCCTGGCTCCGCTCTACGACATCCTTTCCGCGCAGCCTCTCGTCGATGCCTCTCGGATCACTCAGCGGCAGTTCCGGATGTCGATGGCCGTCGGCAAGAACCGCCACTATGTGATCAACGAGATCGAGCCGCGCCACTTCGAACAGACGGCGCATGCTGCAGGGATTGGAAAGTCCGTCGTCGACGAGGTCCAGGACGAACTCGTGACCGATCTCCCTCGCGCCTTTGATGCCCTCGCTGCCACGCTGCCAGATGACTTTCCCGGCCAGCTCTTCGACCAGATAGCGGACGGCGTGCACCGCCGCCTTCGCAGGCTCGGAACTCGAAGCGAAGAACGCGGGTGA
- a CDS encoding methionine adenosyltransferase: MIIRNGLFSSESVSEGHPDKLADRLSDAILDAFLAGEPDARVACESLLSNDLVVIAGEFRTRDEALFERIRDAAPAIARRVLRDSGYVDPWMGVDESRLEILVRFNHQSPHIQMGVDRDDGVLGAGDQGLMFGYACDDTPELMPLPIHLAHRLVQRQAQCRKEKVLDWLGPDAKSQVSIRYRDGEPGQVEAVVLSTQHREDIPIGQVRDAVRAEIIDPVIPTERRAPGMKVLINPTGLFVVGGPKGDTGLTGRKIIVDTYGGAVPHGGGAFSGKDPSKVDRSAAYMARFLARQVVARGWARKCLVQIAYAIGVAEPVSFLVETFGTGQRSAEDIVSTLRDEFDLTPAGILTTLDLRRPIYELTTNYGHFGRQREEFAWERGVTTG, translated from the coding sequence ATGATCATCCGCAACGGACTCTTCTCTTCCGAATCCGTCTCCGAAGGCCACCCGGACAAGCTGGCCGACCGCCTGTCCGACGCCATCCTCGACGCCTTCCTGGCCGGCGAACCCGACGCGCGGGTCGCGTGCGAATCGCTGCTGTCCAACGACCTGGTCGTGATCGCCGGAGAATTCCGCACGCGCGACGAAGCTCTCTTCGAACGGATCCGCGATGCTGCTCCGGCTATCGCTCGGCGGGTGCTGCGCGATTCAGGTTATGTCGACCCCTGGATGGGTGTGGACGAATCGAGGCTGGAAATCCTCGTGCGCTTCAACCACCAGTCGCCCCACATTCAAATGGGTGTGGACCGCGACGACGGGGTGCTGGGCGCGGGCGACCAGGGCCTGATGTTCGGCTATGCCTGCGACGACACGCCCGAGCTGATGCCGCTGCCCATCCACCTGGCGCACCGCCTCGTGCAGCGGCAGGCACAGTGCCGCAAGGAGAAGGTACTGGACTGGCTGGGACCCGACGCCAAGTCGCAGGTGAGCATCCGATACCGCGACGGCGAACCGGGCCAGGTGGAGGCCGTCGTGCTGTCCACCCAGCACCGGGAAGACATCCCGATCGGGCAGGTGAGGGACGCCGTGCGCGCCGAGATCATCGACCCCGTCATTCCGACCGAGCGCCGCGCCCCCGGAATGAAGGTGCTCATCAACCCCACAGGCCTCTTCGTCGTCGGCGGCCCCAAGGGCGACACCGGCCTCACCGGCCGGAAGATCATCGTAGACACCTACGGCGGGGCGGTGCCGCACGGCGGCGGAGCGTTCTCCGGGAAGGATCCCTCGAAAGTCGACCGCTCTGCAGCCTACATGGCGCGCTTTCTCGCACGGCAGGTGGTCGCCCGCGGCTGGGCGAGAAAGTGCCTCGTCCAGATCGCCTACGCCATCGGCGTGGCCGAGCCGGTGAGTTTTCTGGTGGAGACGTTCGGCACCGGACAGCGCAGTGCCGAGGACATCGTGAGCACGCTGCGCGACGAGTTCGATCTCACGCCGGCCGGGATTCTGACGACGCTGGATCTGCGACGGCCGATCTACGAGCTGACAACGAACTACGGGCACTTCGGGAGGCAGAGGGAGGAGTTCGCGTGGGAAAGGGGCGTGACGACGGGCTGA
- a CDS encoding response regulator, producing the protein MNPDAQAARVLVVDDEDRNRRVLAAMLEHEGYAVVEAASGEEAVSSAQVNPPDLVLLDIMMPGMDGYEVARLLKTADATRSVPIIMVTALGDRGSRVRGLEAGAEEFVTKPIDRWELRVRVKNLLKLKEYGDFLANMNRILDDQVRERSKQLVASYRETIATMTRAAAYKDEETGAHVARISHYTVEIARTLQLGDTFCDVIHYASPMHDVGKIAIPDAILGKTEKFEPHEWEIMKSHAMLGARLLHGSSSPYLAMGAEIAGGHHERWDGSGYPLGLKGEAIPLSARVMNICDQYDALRSRRPYKPPFTHDRAVEIITVGDGRTSPAHFDPVVLEAFKARAGRLREIYEAYADAD; encoded by the coding sequence ATGAACCCGGATGCCCAGGCGGCCCGCGTGCTGGTGGTGGACGACGAAGACAGGAACCGCAGAGTGCTCGCCGCGATGCTGGAACACGAGGGCTACGCGGTGGTGGAGGCGGCGAGCGGCGAGGAGGCGGTGTCTTCGGCGCAGGTCAACCCGCCGGATCTGGTGCTGCTCGACATCATGATGCCGGGCATGGACGGCTACGAAGTGGCCCGCCTGCTGAAGACAGCGGACGCCACGCGCTCCGTGCCCATCATCATGGTCACCGCCCTGGGTGATCGCGGCTCGCGGGTGAGAGGTCTCGAAGCGGGGGCCGAGGAGTTCGTCACCAAGCCGATCGACCGGTGGGAGCTGCGCGTGCGTGTGAAGAATCTCCTCAAGCTCAAGGAGTACGGAGACTTCCTCGCGAACATGAACCGGATCCTCGACGACCAGGTCCGCGAACGATCGAAGCAGCTCGTCGCGAGCTACCGCGAGACGATCGCGACGATGACCCGCGCGGCGGCGTACAAGGACGAAGAGACGGGCGCGCACGTGGCACGCATCAGCCACTACACGGTGGAGATCGCGCGCACCCTGCAACTGGGCGACACGTTCTGCGACGTCATCCACTACGCGAGCCCGATGCACGACGTGGGCAAGATCGCCATTCCCGACGCCATCCTCGGCAAGACAGAGAAGTTCGAGCCGCACGAGTGGGAGATCATGAAGTCGCACGCGATGCTGGGTGCCAGGCTTCTGCACGGCTCCAGCTCGCCGTACCTCGCCATGGGGGCCGAGATCGCCGGCGGGCACCACGAGCGCTGGGACGGCAGCGGCTATCCGCTGGGGCTCAAGGGCGAGGCCATTCCGCTCTCTGCCCGCGTCATGAACATCTGCGACCAGTACGATGCCCTCCGCTCCCGGCGACCGTACAAGCCGCCGTTCACTCATGACCGGGCGGTGGAGATCATCACGGTCGGCGACGGGCGCACTTCCCCCGCACACTTCGACCCCGTGGTGCTGGAAGCCTTCAAGGCGCGAGCAGGGCGGCTGCGGGAGATCTACGAGGCCTACGCGGACGCGGACTGA
- a CDS encoding response regulator produces the protein MPTILVVDDDDRNLRLAQAALEQAGHIVLTAEDGATAIEAALEHVPDLILMDVQMPGLDGRGALAGLRADPRTAAIRVVAFTAMAMKDDREELLAQGFDGYLSKPIRYRELLAEVERLLQGGPAM, from the coding sequence ATGCCGACCATTCTCGTGGTGGATGACGATGACCGGAACCTTCGTCTTGCCCAGGCTGCCCTCGAACAGGCGGGGCACATCGTCCTCACGGCGGAGGACGGCGCCACGGCCATCGAAGCGGCGCTGGAGCATGTGCCGGATCTCATCCTCATGGATGTGCAGATGCCGGGGCTCGACGGCCGGGGTGCGCTCGCGGGCCTGCGCGCGGACCCACGAACCGCGGCCATCCGCGTGGTCGCCTTCACGGCCATGGCAATGAAGGACGACCGGGAGGAGCTCCTGGCCCAGGGCTTCGACGGTTATCTGAGCAAGCCGATCCGTTACCGGGAACTGCTTGCCGAAGTGGAGAGGCTGCTGCAAGGCGGCCCGGCGATGTGA